In the Lactobacillus paragasseri genome, TTGATTCAAACATGGTTGATTCATATCAAGATTACGCAAAATATATTAACAAGTACCGTGAATCGATGGATCCTGCTGATGTTTCATATATGAAAAAACAAGAAGAACGACACAACTATGATGATCCACATTATCAAGAACTATTGATGAAATTATATCACCGCTGCATTTGCAGAATATCTCCATGGCCCGATGCCGTGCAAAGAACTTTTGATCATATGAATGAGCAAGTTTATGTCACCCTACAAGGACCAACGGAATTTAACATTACTGGTTCATGTAAAAATTGGACAATTCGGGATCGTTTATCCAAAATTACGATGCCTACTCTTGTATTAGGAGGAAAGTATGACAGCATGAATCCAGCTGATATTAAAGCTTTAGCCGATAGATTACCTAATGGTACAGCTCATATATGTCCTAATGGAAGCCACTTTTCAATTTTTGATGACCAAAAAGATTACTTTAATGCTATTACCAACTTTATTACATCAGTAGAAAATGAATAATAAAAAAACTAGAGCTTACAAATGACAGCTCTAGTTTTTTATTTATGCTATGGCATTATTAGGGTAATTGCTCTGGACTATTGAAAAACAGACTTACCGCTAATCTTCTCACGTTTATCCATTTTTGGTTTTTTCTAGTAGGGTTTACTCGATTAGTTAAACAAATAAAGAAAGTAGAATGATCTAAATCAAGCGCAATTGATGTTCCAGTAAATCCTGTATGCCACAAAGTCTTGCTATTCTTATTCCACCTTTGCCATCCTAAGGTTCTACCCATAAAGTTATAGTTAAATAGCGTATCAATCATATCAGATGGGATTATTGTTTTGCCTTTGTACTTTCCTTTTTGAAGATACATTATGCAGAAATTCTTTAGATCTCCAATTGTAGAAAATAATCCCGCATTACCTGAAACACCATTTAACATATAAGCCGTTTCATCATGCACTTCTCCCTGAATCAGTCCTCTTTTATCAGTCTTTTCTGTTGGTACAAAATTTCGTTTATTTTCATTTAAACAATATCCTGTATTATTCATCTCTAAAGGTTCAAAGACATGTGTCTTTAAGCTTTTATCAAGAGACTCTTCATCTACTTTTTCAATGATCATCCCTAGTAAAATAAAATTAAGATCAGAATATACCATATCTGTTCCAGTCGGATAAACAAGCTTCTGTTTAAAAATAGCAGCTATCACCTCATCTTTATTCGCATATGAATATACATTGCATAAATCAGCAGCTAATCCAGAATTATGAAGCAAAAGATTCTTAACGGTAATATCTGGATAACTAATTTTTGGAAAATATTTACTTACTTTGTCATCTAAATCAATAATTTTCTTCCCTAATAATTGAAGTATACGACTTGTTACACCTACAACTTTAGTCAACGATGCTAAGTCATAAATATCGTCATCTTTTAACGGTATTTTTTTGTCATAAGTTTTGTACCCTAAAAAACTTGTTTCCATTGTTTTATTTTTTATATCTTCTAAGGCATAGCTTATTCCCGGCGTAGCACAATCATTTATTGCTTGTTTCATTAACATAGATATTTCATTAGTATTTCTCATTTATATTTCTCCAAAATTAAAGCCCACTATAACTTTTGTAGCTATAGTGGGCTTCCTAATTAAACACTAAACATTTTCTTTTGCTAATCTCTTAAACTTACTTAGCGTATCAAAAAGAGCAATTATTTTTGTGCTTATAGTTGTTTTTAAAGAAGTAGGCTCAACTGATAGATCATTATCAGTTAAATTAATTGCTTCAACATTATTACCCTTTGAAGCTTCTGTGTTAGTAGATTTACTTGCACTGTCTTTAGCTTCCTTTTCTAGTTGTTTCTTATCCCAAACTTTAAAGAATGGATAGTAAATAACAACAGAAATAATGACGTTAATAATAGATAAAACAGCAGCACGCCAATCAAAACCAGTTGCCATGTAAGCTCCAATTGGTCCTGGTAACGTCCATGGAACCAAAGCGATAGTACGTGATACTAAGTGAAGAGCCATTGCAAAGTATGTCAAAGCACCAGTTACCATAGGTGTTACAACAAATGGAATTGCAAAGTATGGGTTTAAAACAATTGGTAAACCAAAAATAATAGGTTCATTAATGTTGAAAATACTTGGGATAATAACCGCCTTACCTAAAGTCTTACCAAATGAAGACTTAGACATAAAGGCTAACAAAATACATAGACCTAAGATAGTACCTGAACCACCAATATAAACAAACCATTGGAAGAATTGTTCAGTCATAAATCTTGGAGCATTAGCAGCACCCACGCCATGTGCAATTGCTGCCATATTTGCATCTAGGTTCTTGTACCAGTATGGATAAATTGGAGTCGATGTAATAGCACCATGAATACCAAATAACCAAAATAGTGAGTTAAAGAATGGTGGAATAACTGATGAAATAAAGTTATCTTTACCAAAGTTAGATAATGGTGACAATAAAGCTAAAAGTCCTGCATTCAAGTCAAAATGCAATACTTCTTTAATTACCCAAGCTAAAATAATAATTACTGAAGCTGGTACTAAAGAAACAAATGAATTAGAAACTGCAGGTGGAACACCATCTGGCATTTTAATAACTAAATTTTTCTCTTTAAACCAACGAATAATTTCAACTGATATCATTGAAACTAACATTGCAGTAAACAAACCCTGCGCACCAAAGTTAGTTGAAGGAAGAACTGTTCCAGCTAACATGCCAGACAATTTAGCTGCTTTAGCAGTTAAAGTACCTGGACTTACAGCCAATATAAAGAATGCCATCGTTGCAACAGTGGCTGAAGAATTTCTATCTAATTGATAGTGCTCAGCCAAAGCAGCTGCCATTGCATAGCATGAATACAAGGCCATCATACCAATAGAAAAAGTAACTGGTACTTGTAATGCAGGTAAATATGGGGTAATAAACTTTTTCCAACTATCTATTGGAAATTGAGAAATAATTGTAAAGAATGAACCGACAATAGCTACGGGAATAATAACTGCCATTCCATCTCTAATTGCCACAAAATAGCGATTACCCGCTAGTTTCGACATTTTAGAGGTGATTTTTGCGGCATTAAACTTAGCCATATTAATACCTCCCGATATATGAAACCAAAGTTAATATAACGCATAAATGAATACGCTATCACTTCTGGCTTTAATATAGCACTATTTTTCAGAAAATGAAATATTTTTTCTTAATTATGTTTAAATTATGCATTTTTAGATATTTTATGAAATATTTTTTCAAGTTTTATTGAATAGTTACATAAAAAAAGTTACTATGAAATCGCATACAGTATTAGTTGAAAATGCTTAGGAGGTTTCTCATGAGCTATGTAATCGGAATTGATAGTGGCGGTACCCATATAACGGCTACCGCTTATAAAGATAATATTGAAATTGCCACTGCTACTGCTGGTCCAGGAAATATATTTCTTGATCCACAGCAAACCATTAAGAATCTAATTAAAGTTATTACTGAAATTTCAGAAAAATTATCATCAAATACCTGTACCTTAATTTTGATTGGAATTGCAGGACTAGAAAGTGCCGATAATCCACAGCCTTATTTAGACAAAGTAAAGGATTATTTTAAGTCATTAACTGAAAATATTATTTTTACAAGTGACGCTAAACTAGCTTTAATAAATGGTCTTGAGGGAAAAGACGGATTTTTAGCAATTGCCGGTACCGGATCAATTGTATATGGAAGACAAAAGAATAAATATTTACGTGCTGGCGGTTGGGGATATTTATTAGATGATATTGGTTCTGGCTATCGCATCTCCCAAGAAGCCGTTGCCACCGCATTAGAAAAAATGGATCGAGGAGAAAATTCTTCTTTAATACCTGCTATTCTTGAATACTTTAAGGCCGATAATTTAAAAAATGTAGTTAGCCAATATTACAAACTTAATCGTACAGAAATAGCAGCTTTTTCATTAAAGCTTGCTCAAGAAGCTGATCGGCAAAATGATGAAGCAATTATGATCTTACAGCATCAGGCCGACTTATTAGCTGATGAAATTATTCATTTAATAAAACGTTATTCTCAAGAAAGTATTTCTCTAAATCTTGCCTTATCAGGATCTGTTTTAGTCAATAACCTTATTATTCAGAAAGAAATTTCATCAAAAGTAAAACATGCTTACCCTACTATAAAAATTATGGTTTCTGACAGAAGTAATACAGCAGCAGTCAATTATATTTAGTAAAGGAAGTAGTTAAATATGACAATGAGAAATTTAGGTCTGTCAATCTATCCAGACCATAGCAATTACGATGACAATGTTCAGTACCTTGAGCTTGGACATAAATATGGCTTTAAGCGTATTTTTATGAGCATGCTCGAAGTACAAGGAAGCGTCGAAGAAACTAAAGAAAAATACAAAAAGATAATCTCAATGGGAAACAGATTGGGATACCAAACGTTTCTAGATGTTTCACCACGTATTTTTAAAGATTTAAAAATTGATTATCATGATCTATCCTTTTTCCATGATATTGGTGCAACTGGCTTACGACTAGATCAAGCATTTGATGGAGCAACTGAAGCTTTAATGTCTTACAATCCCTATAATTTAATTATTGAATTAAATATGAGTAATAATGTGGACTACTTAAATAACATTATTTCTTACCAAGCAAATACTCCATATATTTACGGTTGTCATAATTTTTATCCACAAAAAGGCACAGCTCTTCCTTATGATTTCTTTGTAGAATGTTCAAAACGCTTCAAGAAATTCAATATTCACACAGCTGCATTTGTTACCAGCCAAGTTGGAAAAATGGGACCTTGGAATGTCACAGATGGCTTACCAACACTTGAAGAAGATCGTTATCTTCCAATACAAGTTCAAGCAAAGCAGCTGTGGGCAACTGGCTTAATTGACGACGTTATCATCGGTAACGCCTATGCATCTGAGGAAGAACTAAAATTATTATCTGAGGTTAATCCATACCAATTAGTTTTACATGTAAACTATGTTCCAAAGATAAACGACATTGAAAAGACAATTGTTGAAAAGCCACAACATTTCCGCAGGGGCGACATGAATAGTATCGTTATTCGGTCAACAATGCCACGTGTAACTTATAAAGACATCCCTAACCCAGCCCATGATAATGAACAAGAATTTAAACGCGGAGATGTTTTAATCGGAAATGATGGCTTTGGAATATATAAAAATGAGCTACAAATTGTATTAAAGCCACACATGGAGTCAAGAAAAAATAAAGTTGGTGAAATTTCTAAAAATGAATTATTCTTATTAGACTTTATCAAGCCTTGGACTAAGTTTAAGCTGTCATCAAATTAAAATGAGTACCATAATAACCTCCACACTTTACTCTCCGCATTTAAAATTAGATTGGAATTATGATATCTATCTTCCAGATCAAGTTAATTCCCAGCAAAAGTATCCCTTGCTTTTAATGCTCCACGGATTATATGGAAATCATACTAATTTTTTAGATACGAATCGTATTGACTCAAAAAGTATTCTAGATAACTTGATGCGTAATGCCAAAAAGAAAATTATTGTAGCTTTTATAGATGGTTTTAATAGTTTCTACATCAACTCTCTATATGGTTTCAAAATGGAAACGGCAATTATGCAGGACTTATTACCCTATTTAATTCAGCAGTACCCTATTTCAACTAACATTGGTATCGGCGGCATTTCAATGGGCGGATATGGTGCATCGAGACTTGTTTTAAAATATCCTCAAATATTTTCGGCAGCATTCTTAATTTCACCCGCTGTTTGGAATATTAAACATATTCCTCAATTTATTCACAATTCTATTCATACATTTCAAGATGAACAAAATAGTTGGTCAGAAAATTTCTACAATAAAATCTATCCAACTACTTATTTATCACCTATTTCAAATAAAGTTAATTTTTATATTGAGAGTAGTAAAACAGATGACGTTGTTCCTATCAAGGATGTAATATATTTTGCTCAAAAAGTTTCAAGCAACCATAATCACGTTCAATTAACAACTGATTCATTTGGCGCCCACGAATGGAACTATTGGCAAAAGGCAATAGTTCCAGCTTATACATGGATGATCGAACAATTAGAGCAAAAGAAGGGAGTGATAAATTAATGAATTTAAAAATTAAAAATATTACATGTTCCATTAAAAAAGTTCCATTAAAGAGACCGTTTATTACTGCCTTACATAAAGTCACCGAAATTGAAGGACTGAAAATCGTTGTTGAATTAAGTGATGGTCAAACAGGTACTGGAACAGCTACTCCTAATGAGAAAGTTACCGGTGACACATTACAAAGCTCACTAGACATTGTTAATCAAGTTATTAAACCTGCATTAATAAACCAAAACTTCAAAAATTGGAACAAAATTTTAACCACACTTCAAACCTGTATCGTTCATAATTCTGCCGCAAAGGCGGCAATGGATATTGCCTTACATCAATTAAAGGCTAAAGAAAACAATGAATCTCTAGTTAACCTACTTGGTAGTGAAAAAGGCAAATTAACAACCGACTATACAATTAGTATCGGTTCAGATGACCATATGGTTTCTGAAGCCAAAGCCTTAGTTAAAGATGGCTTTACTGCAATCAAAATCAAGTTAGGCAACAATTCTGTAAGTCATGATATTAAAATCATTCAAAAAATTAGTAAAGCTGTTGGTCCTGACATTTCCTTACGTATTGATTGCAATCAAGCCTGGAATTACAAAGACACTTTAAAAGCTAGTCGAACTTGGGCACAGGATAATTTAAACATTGATTTTATCGAACAGCCTGTTCTAAAAGATGCAATCTCAGATTTAACTTTATTAAGTGAAAATTCGCCTTATCCAATTATGGCTGACGAAAGTGTCGCTTCATATCAGGATGCCATTAACTTAATCCAGCATCACGCTTGTGACTACATCAACATTAAGTTAATGAAAACTGGTGGCTTATCAGAGGCAATCAAAATTAATGATTTAGCCCAAGCTTGTGGTATTAAAACTATGATTGGTTGCATGATTGAGCCAGTTGAAAGTATTGCGGCAGCTGCTGCATTCGCTGTTGCAAATAAAAATGTTAAATTTATTGATCTCGATTCAATTTTTATGGCTACACAAGATCCTGATCTTAGTAAGTATTTAGAAATTAAAAATAATGAAATTATTCTAAAGGACTAAGACAATGCAACTGACCCAGATTCAAGAACAAATAGAAAATAATCCTTGGAAAACAGCAATTACTATTCGTAAAAATAATCATACGATCTTTGAAAATTCAAACGCTAATGTGATTTTTAAGTCAGCCTCATTAATAAAACTAGGGATTGCTCTTTATATTCAGGAAAAAAAGCCTGGCACAATCGCCAATACTCTTACCCTATCTAGTAATGATATTGTTGGAGGAGCCGGCATTATCAATAGACTAAGCATTAAGTCATGGAAGATTAGTGATTTATTAGATCTAATGTTATCTGTATCTGATAATACAGCTACTAACGCTTTATTGAATTATTACAACATCAATACAATTAATGATTATTTACAGCAAAATTTTCAAAATATTTCTTTAAGTCGATTTTTAATGAAAAAAAGTGATAAAGAAAATACTTGTACATCAAATTCTATGATGGACGTTTTTGAAAAACTACTTGCAGGCGATAACGAAGTTAATCATGTGGTTCTCGATGCCTTAAAGCACCAAGAAGTAAGAAATAAATTAGTAGCTTATAGCAATCCTAAGTATGAAGTCTTTAATAAAACTGGCGAACTATTGCATGAACAGCATGATATAGCACGATTTAGAGCAAACACTGATGTGATTGACTGCTGCGTATTAACCAATTATCAAAGTCAAAAAGATTATGAGAATATTTTAAGTATGATGCAAAAGATCGGGAAAATACTTACACACTAGAAAGAAGTATTTACAATGGAAATTAAAAACTTAACTACGGAGCAACGAAACCCCGCGACTATGCACATTGATTCCATGTCAACTATCGACATGGTCAAAACTATTAATCAAGAAGACAAAAAAGT is a window encoding:
- a CDS encoding proline iminopeptidase-family hydrolase — translated: MANESKIVTLKNGYHVWTRKEGHGPIKILLLHGGPGMDHEYLEPFSNYIKMHPNIEIIYYDQLGSYFSDQPNDPKLWTIPRFIEEIEEVRKAWDLDQFYLYGQSFGGLFALEYAASKYGKHVKALIDSNMVDSYQDYAKYINKYRESMDPADVSYMKKQEERHNYDDPHYQELLMKLYHRCICRISPWPDAVQRTFDHMNEQVYVTLQGPTEFNITGSCKNWTIRDRLSKITMPTLVLGGKYDSMNPADIKALADRLPNGTAHICPNGSHFSIFDDQKDYFNAITNFITSVENE
- a CDS encoding serine hydrolase domain-containing protein, with the protein product MRNTNEISMLMKQAINDCATPGISYALEDIKNKTMETSFLGYKTYDKKIPLKDDDIYDLASLTKVVGVTSRILQLLGKKIIDLDDKVSKYFPKISYPDITVKNLLLHNSGLAADLCNVYSYANKDEVIAAIFKQKLVYPTGTDMVYSDLNFILLGMIIEKVDEESLDKSLKTHVFEPLEMNNTGYCLNENKRNFVPTEKTDKRGLIQGEVHDETAYMLNGVSGNAGLFSTIGDLKNFCIMYLQKGKYKGKTIIPSDMIDTLFNYNFMGRTLGWQRWNKNSKTLWHTGFTGTSIALDLDHSTFFICLTNRVNPTRKNQKWINVRRLAVSLFFNSPEQLP
- a CDS encoding PTS sugar transporter subunit IIC; translated protein: MAKFNAAKITSKMSKLAGNRYFVAIRDGMAVIIPVAIVGSFFTIISQFPIDSWKKFITPYLPALQVPVTFSIGMMALYSCYAMAAALAEHYQLDRNSSATVATMAFFILAVSPGTLTAKAAKLSGMLAGTVLPSTNFGAQGLFTAMLVSMISVEIIRWFKEKNLVIKMPDGVPPAVSNSFVSLVPASVIIILAWVIKEVLHFDLNAGLLALLSPLSNFGKDNFISSVIPPFFNSLFWLFGIHGAITSTPIYPYWYKNLDANMAAIAHGVGAANAPRFMTEQFFQWFVYIGGSGTILGLCILLAFMSKSSFGKTLGKAVIIPSIFNINEPIIFGLPIVLNPYFAIPFVVTPMVTGALTYFAMALHLVSRTIALVPWTLPGPIGAYMATGFDWRAAVLSIINVIISVVIYYPFFKVWDKKQLEKEAKDSASKSTNTEASKGNNVEAINLTDNDLSVEPTSLKTTISTKIIALFDTLSKFKRLAKENV
- a CDS encoding BadF/BadG/BcrA/BcrD ATPase family protein, giving the protein MSYVIGIDSGGTHITATAYKDNIEIATATAGPGNIFLDPQQTIKNLIKVITEISEKLSSNTCTLILIGIAGLESADNPQPYLDKVKDYFKSLTENIIFTSDAKLALINGLEGKDGFLAIAGTGSIVYGRQKNKYLRAGGWGYLLDDIGSGYRISQEAVATALEKMDRGENSSLIPAILEYFKADNLKNVVSQYYKLNRTEIAAFSLKLAQEADRQNDEAIMILQHQADLLADEIIHLIKRYSQESISLNLALSGSVLVNNLIIQKEISSKVKHAYPTIKIMVSDRSNTAAVNYI
- a CDS encoding DUF871 domain-containing protein, whose product is MTMRNLGLSIYPDHSNYDDNVQYLELGHKYGFKRIFMSMLEVQGSVEETKEKYKKIISMGNRLGYQTFLDVSPRIFKDLKIDYHDLSFFHDIGATGLRLDQAFDGATEALMSYNPYNLIIELNMSNNVDYLNNIISYQANTPYIYGCHNFYPQKGTALPYDFFVECSKRFKKFNIHTAAFVTSQVGKMGPWNVTDGLPTLEEDRYLPIQVQAKQLWATGLIDDVIIGNAYASEEELKLLSEVNPYQLVLHVNYVPKINDIEKTIVEKPQHFRRGDMNSIVIRSTMPRVTYKDIPNPAHDNEQEFKRGDVLIGNDGFGIYKNELQIVLKPHMESRKNKVGEISKNELFLLDFIKPWTKFKLSSN
- a CDS encoding alpha/beta hydrolase, translated to MSTIITSTLYSPHLKLDWNYDIYLPDQVNSQQKYPLLLMLHGLYGNHTNFLDTNRIDSKSILDNLMRNAKKKIIVAFIDGFNSFYINSLYGFKMETAIMQDLLPYLIQQYPISTNIGIGGISMGGYGASRLVLKYPQIFSAAFLISPAVWNIKHIPQFIHNSIHTFQDEQNSWSENFYNKIYPTTYLSPISNKVNFYIESSKTDDVVPIKDVIYFAQKVSSNHNHVQLTTDSFGAHEWNYWQKAIVPAYTWMIEQLEQKKGVIN
- a CDS encoding dipeptide epimerase, with the translated sequence MNLKIKNITCSIKKVPLKRPFITALHKVTEIEGLKIVVELSDGQTGTGTATPNEKVTGDTLQSSLDIVNQVIKPALINQNFKNWNKILTTLQTCIVHNSAAKAAMDIALHQLKAKENNESLVNLLGSEKGKLTTDYTISIGSDDHMVSEAKALVKDGFTAIKIKLGNNSVSHDIKIIQKISKAVGPDISLRIDCNQAWNYKDTLKASRTWAQDNLNIDFIEQPVLKDAISDLTLLSENSPYPIMADESVASYQDAINLIQHHACDYINIKLMKTGGLSEAIKINDLAQACGIKTMIGCMIEPVESIAAAAAFAVANKNVKFIDLDSIFMATQDPDLSKYLEIKNNEIILKD
- a CDS encoding serine hydrolase; protein product: MQLTQIQEQIENNPWKTAITIRKNNHTIFENSNANVIFKSASLIKLGIALYIQEKKPGTIANTLTLSSNDIVGGAGIINRLSIKSWKISDLLDLMLSVSDNTATNALLNYYNINTINDYLQQNFQNISLSRFLMKKSDKENTCTSNSMMDVFEKLLAGDNEVNHVVLDALKHQEVRNKLVAYSNPKYEVFNKTGELLHEQHDIARFRANTDVIDCCVLTNYQSQKDYENILSMMQKIGKILTH